Proteins from a genomic interval of Arvicanthis niloticus isolate mArvNil1 chromosome 26, mArvNil1.pat.X, whole genome shotgun sequence:
- the Slc37a2 gene encoding glucose-6-phosphate exchanger SLC37A2 isoform X2: protein MRSSLAPGVWFLRAFSRDSWFRGFILLLTFLIYACYHMSRKPISIVKSRLHQNCSEVVRPINDTHDLNDTTWCSWSPFDKDDYKELLGAVDNAFLVAYAIGMFISGIFGERLPLRYYLSAGMVLSGLFTSLFGLGYFWNIHMLWYFVLIQICNGLVQTTGWPSVVTCVGNWFGKGKRGFIMGIWNSHTSVGNILGSLIAGVWVNEHWGLSFIVPGIITAVMGVITFLFLIEYPEDVDCTPPRHHDDPEKEQDNPEDPVSSPYSSRDSSVDIAASSSKEQGPEPEAISFLGALKIPGVIEFSLCLLFAKLVSYTFLYWLPLYIFNVAHFSAKEAGDLSTLFDVGGIIGGIMAGLISDYTSGRATTCCIMLILAAPMMFLYNYIGQNGITSSIVMLIICGVLVNGPYALITTAVSADLGTHESLKGNAKALSTVTAIIDGTGSIGAALGPLLAGLISPTGWNNVFYMLISADVLACLLLCRLVYKEILAWKSARSRNSGYKQI from the exons GTTCCGTGGCTTCATCCTGCTGCTCACCTTCCTCATTTATGCCTGCTATCACATGTCCAGAAAGCCCATCAGCATCGTGAAG AGCCGCCTGCACCAGAACTGCTCAGAGGTGGTCAGACCCATTAACGACACCCATGATCTTAATGACACCACCTGGTGCAGCTGGAGTCCATTCG ACAAAGATGACTACAAGGAGTTACTGGGAGCTGTGGACAATGCCTTCCTAGTGGCTTATGCCATAGGCATGTTTATCAG TGGAATCTTTGGGGAGCGGCTACCCCTGCGTTACTACCTCTCAGCTGGAATGGTGCTAAGCGGTCTGTTCACCTCCCTCTTTGGCCTGGGGTACTTCTGGAATATCCACATGCTCTGGTACTTTGTGCTCATCCAG ATCTGCAATGGGCTTGTTCAGACTACCGGCTGGCCGTCTGTGGTGACCTGTGTTGGCAACTGGTTTGGGAAGGGAAA GCGAGGATTCATCATGGGCATCTGGAACTCCCACACATCAGTGGGCAACATTCTGGGCTCCCTGATCGCTGGAGTCTGGGTGAACGAACACTGGGGCCTGTCATTTATCGTGCCTGGCATTATCACGGCCGTCATGGGCGtcatcacctttctctttctcattgaaT ATCCAGAAGATGTGGACTGCACCCCTCCTCGGCATCAT GATGACCCGGAGAAGGAACAGGACAATCCTGAGGATCCTGTGAGCAGTCCCTacagcagcagggacagcagTGTGGACATTGCAGCCAGCTCCTCCAAGGAGCAGGGCCCTGAGCCTGAAGCCATCAGCTTCCTGGGGGCACTCAAAATCCCG GGTGTGATCGAGTTCTCTTTATGTCTGCTCTTTGCCAAGTTGGTCAGCTACACCTTTCTCTATTGGCTGCCCCTGTACATTTTCAATGTGG CCCACTTTAGTGCCAAGGAGGCCGGGGACCTATCCACGCTCTTTGATGTTGGTGGCATCATAG GTGGCATCATGGCCGGACTCATCAGCGACTACACCAGTGGCAGGGCCACCACTTGCTGCATCATGCTGATCCTGGCTGCTCCCATG ATGTTCCTGTACAACTACATTGGCCAGAATGGGATAACCAGCTCCATAG tgATGTTAATTATTTGTGGGGTCCTGGTCAATGGCCCTTATGCGCTTATCACCACAGCCGTCTCCGCTGACCTG GGTACACACGAGAGCCTGAAGGGTAACGCCAAGGCCCTCTCCACTGTCACGGCCATTATCGACGGCACCGGCTCCATAG GTGCGGCCCTGGGGCCCCTGCTGGCCGGACTCATTTCCCCCACAGGCTGGAACAATGTGTTTTACATGCTCATCTCTGCCGACGTCTTGGCTTGCTTG CTCCTCTGCAGGTTGGTGTACAAAGAGATCCTGGCCTGGAAGTCGGCCCGGAGCAGAAACAGTGG GTACAAACAGATCTGA
- the Slc37a2 gene encoding glucose-6-phosphate exchanger SLC37A2 isoform X1: protein MRSSLAPGVWFLRAFSRDSWFRGFILLLTFLIYACYHMSRKPISIVKSRLHQNCSEVVRPINDTHDLNDTTWCSWSPFDKDDYKELLGAVDNAFLVAYAIGMFISGIFGERLPLRYYLSAGMVLSGLFTSLFGLGYFWNIHMLWYFVLIQICNGLVQTTGWPSVVTCVGNWFGKGKRGFIMGIWNSHTSVGNILGSLIAGVWVNEHWGLSFIVPGIITAVMGVITFLFLIEYPEDVDCTPPRHHDDPEKEQDNPEDPVSSPYSSRDSSVDIAASSSKEQGPEPEAISFLGALKIPGVIEFSLCLLFAKLVSYTFLYWLPLYIFNVAHFSAKEAGDLSTLFDVGGIIGGIMAGLISDYTSGRATTCCIMLILAAPMMFLYNYIGQNGITSSIVMLIICGVLVNGPYALITTAVSADLGTHESLKGNAKALSTVTAIIDGTGSIGAALGPLLAGLISPTGWNNVFYMLISADVLACLLLCRLVYKEILAWKSARSRNSGSSLALTHPR, encoded by the exons GTTCCGTGGCTTCATCCTGCTGCTCACCTTCCTCATTTATGCCTGCTATCACATGTCCAGAAAGCCCATCAGCATCGTGAAG AGCCGCCTGCACCAGAACTGCTCAGAGGTGGTCAGACCCATTAACGACACCCATGATCTTAATGACACCACCTGGTGCAGCTGGAGTCCATTCG ACAAAGATGACTACAAGGAGTTACTGGGAGCTGTGGACAATGCCTTCCTAGTGGCTTATGCCATAGGCATGTTTATCAG TGGAATCTTTGGGGAGCGGCTACCCCTGCGTTACTACCTCTCAGCTGGAATGGTGCTAAGCGGTCTGTTCACCTCCCTCTTTGGCCTGGGGTACTTCTGGAATATCCACATGCTCTGGTACTTTGTGCTCATCCAG ATCTGCAATGGGCTTGTTCAGACTACCGGCTGGCCGTCTGTGGTGACCTGTGTTGGCAACTGGTTTGGGAAGGGAAA GCGAGGATTCATCATGGGCATCTGGAACTCCCACACATCAGTGGGCAACATTCTGGGCTCCCTGATCGCTGGAGTCTGGGTGAACGAACACTGGGGCCTGTCATTTATCGTGCCTGGCATTATCACGGCCGTCATGGGCGtcatcacctttctctttctcattgaaT ATCCAGAAGATGTGGACTGCACCCCTCCTCGGCATCAT GATGACCCGGAGAAGGAACAGGACAATCCTGAGGATCCTGTGAGCAGTCCCTacagcagcagggacagcagTGTGGACATTGCAGCCAGCTCCTCCAAGGAGCAGGGCCCTGAGCCTGAAGCCATCAGCTTCCTGGGGGCACTCAAAATCCCG GGTGTGATCGAGTTCTCTTTATGTCTGCTCTTTGCCAAGTTGGTCAGCTACACCTTTCTCTATTGGCTGCCCCTGTACATTTTCAATGTGG CCCACTTTAGTGCCAAGGAGGCCGGGGACCTATCCACGCTCTTTGATGTTGGTGGCATCATAG GTGGCATCATGGCCGGACTCATCAGCGACTACACCAGTGGCAGGGCCACCACTTGCTGCATCATGCTGATCCTGGCTGCTCCCATG ATGTTCCTGTACAACTACATTGGCCAGAATGGGATAACCAGCTCCATAG tgATGTTAATTATTTGTGGGGTCCTGGTCAATGGCCCTTATGCGCTTATCACCACAGCCGTCTCCGCTGACCTG GGTACACACGAGAGCCTGAAGGGTAACGCCAAGGCCCTCTCCACTGTCACGGCCATTATCGACGGCACCGGCTCCATAG GTGCGGCCCTGGGGCCCCTGCTGGCCGGACTCATTTCCCCCACAGGCTGGAACAATGTGTTTTACATGCTCATCTCTGCCGACGTCTTGGCTTGCTTG CTCCTCTGCAGGTTGGTGTACAAAGAGATCCTGGCCTGGAAGTCGGCCCGGAGCAGAAACAGTGG CTCTAGTCTGGCCCTAACCCACCCGAGATAG